A genome region from Nicotiana tabacum cultivar K326 chromosome 13, ASM71507v2, whole genome shotgun sequence includes the following:
- the LOC107809459 gene encoding U-box domain-containing protein 35-like, whose product MEENDISKTEGQGTVQSPTSSVVAIAISGNKNSKYVVKWALDKFVPEGETRFMLLHVRPEITAVPTPMGNLIPIAQVREDVADAFRKEVELQASEKLLPYKTMFIRRKVRLISYVQVGVVQIESNDVVNAIAGVVSKCSINKLVIGTSTPGLFSRGRNLSASISETAPTFCTVYAVSKGKLSSVRPSSYENNGAVIDDSSDTSSSSNNSTGQSFSSQGGTNFLFIYVFTFKRTDHSSTSPASYSHLYSPTRKLQRYQSKSPTHHALQTLLHKRTNIGETIQSRTSSIDIGEAFQALSIKNNTKRANLNEVIHPRAMTIATGEAEDDKSCYFSSSGITDPNSLNSSFKKAKLDNQQWSTSQSSNSDAPTDSSSGSQLPKNDLVLFMNFNTKVLTYMQVNINYDLEKLRIELKHIQGMYAIAQTEAIDASRKLNEFQKLRVDEANKLMEINLKEEEAKEFAEQEKLKCEAAKKEADYAMECAEREVEKRRAAESIANREARAKEKLEKSLILPLHHYQKFTWEEIMTASASFSEDLKIGMGSYGMVYKCYLHHTTAAVKVLHSTEAHRTKQFQQELEILSTIHHPHLLILLGACPERGCLVYEYMENGSLEDRLIRKNKTPPLAWFDRVRIAWEVASALVFLHYTKPKPIIHRDLKPANILLDHNLVSKIGDVGLSTMVHSDSSSAMTAYKDTSPVGTLCYIDPEYQRTGLVSTKSDVYAFGMVILQLLTAKRAIALAHMVEMAIEDNNLVELLDQEAGEWPIEETKELAVLAIKCTELRRRDRPDLKDEVLPALERLKEVADRARDLIYILSPSPSHFKCPILKEVMHDPCVAADGYTYDRKAIESWLKDNDHSPVTNSPLPHKQLLANYTLLSAIKEWKSGKH is encoded by the exons ATGGAGGAGAATGATATATCGAAAACAGAAGGGCAAGGAACAGTGCAGTCTCCAACATCTTCAGTTGTTGCTATAGCAATCAGTGGGAACAAGAATAGCAAATATGTGGTGAAATGGGCATTGGACAAATTTGTTCCAGAGGGAGAGACACGCTTCATGTTACTACATGTCCGTCCGGAGATCACTGCAGTTCCAACTCCTA tGGGAAACTTGATTCCTATTGCACAAGTAAGAGAGGATGTAGCAGATGCCTTCAGGAAGGAAGTCGAGTTGCAAGCAAGTGAAAAGCTTCTTCCTTACAAGACGATGTTTATTAGGAGAAAGGTTCGACTTATATCCTAC GTGCAAGTAGGAGTTGTTCAAATTGAATCAAATGATGTTGTAAATGCAATAGCAGGGGTGGTATCTAAATGTTCTATCAACAAGCTTGTCATTGGAACCTCAACCCCTGGCCTATTTTCAAG GGGAAGAAACTTATCTGCAAGTATCTCAGAAACTGCTCCAACCTTTTGCACAGTTTATGCTGTGTCAAAGGGAAAACTGTCGTCAGTGCGTCCATCGAGTTATGAAAACAATGGAGCTGTTATAGATGATAGCAGTGATACAAGTAGTTCTTCCAACAATTCTACAGGCCAAAGTTTTAGCTCACAAGGAGGTACAAATTTCTTATTCATATATGTGTTCACTTTCA AGAGGACGGATCACAGCTCAACTTCACCTGCTTCATACTCTCATTTGTATTCTCCTACTCGTAAATTGCAACGCTATCAATCAAAATCCCCAACACACCATGCCCTGCAGACACTTCTCCATAAAAGAACAAATATTGGTGAAACCATCCAATCTAGAACTTCATCTATCGACATTGGAGAAGCATTTCAAGCCCTCTCAATTAAAAACAATACTAAAAGAGCAAATCTGAATGAAGTCATCCATCCTAGAGCTATGACTATTGCTACCGGAGAAGCTGAGGATGACAAAAGTTGCTATTTCAGTAGCTCAGGAATTACTGATCCAAATAGTCTTAATTCAAGTTTCAAGAAAGCAAAATTAGACAATCAACAATGGTCTACAAGTCAGTCTTCCAACTCAGATGCTCCAACAGATTCTTCATCTGGAAGTCAG TTACCTAAAAATGACCTAGTTCTTTTTATGAATTTCAACACTAAAGTTCTTACATATATGCAGGTTAACATCAATTATGACCTAGAAAAACTGAGAATTGAGCTCAAACATATTCAAGGAATGTATGCAATAGCTCAAACTGAGGCAATAGATGCTTCTCGGAAG CTGAATGAATTTCAGAAGCTTCGAGTGGATGAAGCGAATAAGCTGATGGAGATAAACCTTAAGGAGGAGGAAGCCAAAGAATTTGCAGAACAAGAGAAGTTAAAATGTGAAGCAGCAAAGAAGGAAGCTGACTATGCAATGGAATGTGCTGAAAGAGAAGTTGAGAAAAGAAGAGCAGCAGAAAGCATTGCAAACCGGGAGGCTAGAGCTAAAGAAAAGCTTGAGAAATCATTAATACTACCTCTCCATCACTACCAGAAATTCACGTGGGAAGAGATCATGACGGCTAGCGCATCTTTCTCTGAGGATCTTAAGATAGGAATGGGATCATATGGAATGGTTTACAAGTGCTATTTGCATCATACAACTGCAGCAGTGAAAGTTCTTCATTCCACCGAGGCTCATAGAACTAAGCAATTTCAACAAGAG CTTGAAATATTGAGCACAATTCATCACCCTCACTTGTTAATTCTACTTGGCGCATGCCCTGAACGCGGTTGCCTAGTATACGAGTACATGGAGAATGGAAGTTTGGAGGATAGGTTgataaggaaaaacaaaacacCGCCACTTGCATGGTTTGACAGGGTTCGGATAGCTTGGGAAGTTGCTTCTGCTCTTGTTTTCCTTCATTACACGAAGCCAAAACCGATCATACACCGTGATTTAAAGCCAGCTAACATACTGCTTGATCATAACTTGGTGAGCAAAATAGGAGATGTTGGACTTTCAACAATGGTTCACTCAGACTCTTCCTCAGCAATGACGGCATACAAAGACACGAGTCCAGTTGGCACACTTTGCTATATAGATCCTGAGTATCAAAGGACAGGATTAGTCTCTACAAAATCTGATGTTTATGCTTTTGGAATGGTCATTCTGCAGTTGCTTACTGCGAAACGTGCCATAGCTTTAGCCCATATGGTAGAAATGGCAATCGAAGACAATAACTTAGTGGAGTTGCTGGATCAAGAAGCCGGTGAATGGCCTATTGAAGAGACAAAGGAATTGGCTGTGCTTGCTATAAAATGCACTGAGCTTCGACGTAGAGACAGACCTGACTTGAAAGATGAAGTTCTCCCTGCTTTAGAGAGATTGAAAGAAGTCGCTGATAGAGCTCGAGATTTGATATATATCCTATCTCCATCTCCTAGCCACTTCAAATGCCCCATACTCAAG GAAGTGATGCATGACCCTTGTGTTGCGGCTGATGGATACACTTATGACCGGAAGGCAATAGAGTCATGGCTAAAGGACAACGATCATTCACCAGTGACGAATTCACCATTACCACATAAACAACTGCTGGCAAATTACACACTTCTCTCTGCTATCAAAGAATGGAAGTCAGGGAAACATTGA